In Natronococcus sp. AD-5, the genomic window CACCGCTCGAGTTCCTGATCCTCGCCGGCGGCGAACCGTCTCGCTTCCTCGCGCTCGAGGTCGATGATGCACTCGCTCGCGTACCCGCCGAACCGCTGGGCGAAGTCCGTCGTCGGCTTCCAGTGCTCCTGGCGGGTGCGCAGGCAGGTCATCCCGATCGCCTCGATCGAGATCGGCGTCGGCGCCTCGCCGCCGTAGATCCAGATCTTGCCGGCGCCCTTCTCCCAGAACGTGTAGTCGTCGAAGGTTTCGGGCGGGATACCGAAGCGGTCCGCGAAGTAGTCGACGACCTCCCCGCGGCTGGCCCTGCCCTCGACGGTTCGCTCCGCTGCGGTCTCCGGCAG contains:
- a CDS encoding DUF7122 family protein; this translates as MADDAATGGRDADLEQNDGQQFDRLPETAAERTVEGRASRGEVVDYFADRFGIPPETFDDYTFWEKGAGKIWIYGGEAPTPISIEAIGMTCLRTRQEHWKPTTDFAQRFGGYASECIIDLEREEARRFAAGEDQELERWDGDWGYLVAAHEVAGEREPLGVGLYLHGELRSMVPKGRQRDL